From a single Fulvivirga ulvae genomic region:
- a CDS encoding OmpA family protein, whose product MKRLLAILIMVFSGLEASSQDSLIRTSIYFGGGSYYIDEFQVEELQQFIESIERLENYEVIVFSHTDNIGGREYNEWLSRMRSGAVIEELLEMQVPAELIKTRNFGLSNPLYTNTSHNGRVMNRRVDVILWPIVF is encoded by the coding sequence ATGAAACGGTTACTCGCAATTCTTATTATGGTATTTTCTGGTCTTGAGGCATCATCTCAGGACTCTCTGATCAGGACGAGCATATACTTTGGTGGTGGCAGCTATTATATTGATGAATTTCAGGTTGAAGAACTTCAGCAGTTTATAGAGAGTATAGAACGTTTGGAAAACTATGAAGTCATCGTGTTCAGCCATACTGATAATATAGGCGGACGTGAGTATAACGAGTGGCTCTCCAGAATGCGTAGTGGAGCTGTTATCGAGGAACTCCTGGAAATGCAGGTTCCTGCCGAACTGATCAAAACGCGGAATTTTGGCCTATCCAATCCATTATATACAAATACCTCTCATAATGGCCGCGTTATGAACCGCAGAGTTGATGTCATACTATGGCCAATCGTATTTTAA
- a CDS encoding carboxy terminal-processing peptidase, with translation MKKIAILVAPILVLLSFITYSSNPVLDFNTSLNDSTEIAPKSFYGNEAKLITQILDTYHYKKIKLNDSLSSVILTDYIETLDNNKSYFLKSDIDKFEQYRTKIDDYLENGNVNPAYEIYNVFKERFDNRMAYVLDSLVYMDFDYTVDEYYNTDRSKGAWPTSEKELDELWRKMVKSQALSLKLNGKDEEGIKETIKKRYERFSKAAQQHRSEDVFEVFMNAVAEAFDPHTNYFSPRTSDRFKQNMSLSLEGIGARLQTEADFTKVVQILPGGPAEKSDLLHENDRITGVAQGDDGEMVDVIGWRIDDVVQLIKGPKGTTVKLEILPAETGVNGPTQVITLVRDKIKLEDMQAKAEIIPLKKNGKEYKIGVITLPSFYMDFEAYQQGDPNYTSTTRDVKRLVKELEAKGIDGLMMDLRNNGGGSLAEAIDLTGLFIKNGPVVQVRTSTNKVEVGEDEDPEIIYNGPMAVMINRFSASASEIFAAAIQDYHRGVVIGEPTFGKGTVQSVIDLGRYLQVPEGEEVGQLKLTLQKFYRVTGSSTQHLGVSPDVNLPSAFDADEFGESASKSALPWDQINSTTFNVGQEVSPQLVLKLNDQYTKRLQTSAELKALVEDTRELKLNLAKTQISLNEEKEEKKLKRLKNVRLSE, from the coding sequence ATGAAGAAGATCGCGATACTCGTAGCACCGATTCTGGTACTTTTAAGTTTTATTACATACAGCTCCAATCCAGTTCTTGATTTCAATACTTCATTGAATGATTCTACTGAAATCGCTCCAAAGTCATTTTATGGAAATGAGGCCAAACTCATAACTCAAATACTTGATACATATCATTATAAAAAAATAAAGCTCAACGACTCCTTGTCGTCAGTTATCCTGACCGATTACATTGAAACACTGGATAACAATAAATCCTACTTTTTAAAGTCTGATATCGACAAATTTGAACAATACAGGACTAAGATTGATGACTACCTGGAAAATGGCAACGTAAATCCGGCGTATGAAATCTACAATGTTTTTAAAGAGCGCTTTGACAACCGGATGGCTTACGTATTGGATAGCCTGGTTTACATGGATTTTGACTATACAGTGGATGAGTACTATAATACTGACCGTTCAAAAGGTGCCTGGCCAACCTCTGAGAAAGAGCTTGACGAGCTATGGCGCAAAATGGTGAAGAGCCAGGCATTATCATTGAAACTAAATGGTAAGGATGAGGAAGGCATAAAGGAAACCATCAAAAAAAGATACGAGCGATTTAGCAAAGCAGCTCAGCAACACCGCTCGGAAGATGTATTCGAGGTGTTTATGAATGCAGTAGCTGAAGCTTTTGATCCGCATACTAATTATTTTTCACCCAGAACTTCCGATCGTTTCAAACAAAATATGAGCCTTTCGCTGGAAGGTATAGGCGCAAGATTGCAGACAGAGGCCGACTTCACTAAAGTCGTACAGATACTTCCGGGAGGGCCTGCTGAGAAAAGTGATCTGTTACACGAAAACGACCGGATTACAGGTGTGGCGCAGGGAGACGACGGAGAGATGGTAGATGTGATCGGATGGAGAATAGATGATGTTGTACAACTTATCAAAGGGCCAAAGGGCACTACTGTAAAGCTGGAGATACTGCCTGCGGAAACGGGAGTAAACGGGCCTACTCAGGTAATCACACTGGTCAGGGATAAGATCAAACTTGAAGACATGCAGGCTAAGGCTGAAATAATTCCCCTGAAGAAAAATGGTAAAGAATACAAGATCGGGGTTATCACATTGCCCAGCTTCTATATGGATTTTGAAGCCTATCAGCAGGGAGACCCAAATTATACAAGCACTACCCGTGATGTGAAACGACTGGTCAAAGAGCTCGAAGCAAAAGGCATAGATGGCCTGATGATGGATCTTAGAAATAACGGAGGTGGCTCTTTAGCTGAAGCCATTGACCTTACGGGATTATTCATAAAAAATGGCCCGGTTGTTCAGGTGCGTACTTCTACCAACAAAGTGGAAGTTGGCGAAGATGAAGATCCTGAAATTATATATAATGGCCCTATGGCGGTTATGATCAACAGATTTAGTGCATCGGCCTCAGAGATTTTTGCTGCAGCCATTCAGGATTATCACCGTGGGGTGGTGATAGGAGAGCCAACTTTTGGAAAGGGAACAGTACAAAGTGTGATAGACCTTGGCAGATATTTGCAAGTGCCTGAAGGTGAGGAAGTAGGTCAGTTGAAACTAACACTACAAAAATTCTACAGGGTTACAGGAAGCAGCACTCAGCACCTGGGAGTAAGTCCGGATGTGAACCTACCTTCCGCTTTTGATGCTGACGAGTTTGGAGAAAGTGCCAGTAAAAGTGCGCTGCCCTGGGACCAGATCAACAGCACAACTTTTAATGTTGGGCAGGAAGTATCACCGCAGTTGGTACTCAAGCTCAATGACCAGTATACCAAACGGTTACAGACCAGTGCAGAGTTAAAAGCTTTGGTAGAAGATACCAGGGAGTTGAAGCTTAACCTGGCTAAAACACAAATCTCATTAAACGAGGAAAAAGAAGAAAAGAAATTGAAGAGGCTGAAAAACGTGAGGCTAAGCGAGTGA
- a CDS encoding sigma-54-dependent transcriptional regulator produces the protein MIKTFVVDDDPVYAMMIGETLKKHELLEFEFFTNAEDCLTNLNQSPDIITIDFHLPDANGLELLERIRKVDSGIYTVLISGQKQLEVVVEAYKQGASSYLIKNEDTLVELDNTVKNLISAIRLKQEVESLREQVFEKNKYSNILGSSSAIMKVLKMVQKVESKNILVMITGESGTGKELFASAIHYNSPRRKKPFVTVNMGAIPHDLVESELFGHEKGAFTGASSKRIGKFEEAHQGTIFLDEIGEIDLDMQKKLLRVLQEQEVVRLGSNKAIKLDVRVIAATNKDLVKEVKEGRFREDLFYRLQGFLLQLPPLRDRGDDVIIMAKAFLREFLTQNKMDDMRISRGAMEQLMKHNWPGNVRELKSIIERAALMADGDEIQEEDLIFST, from the coding sequence ATGATTAAAACTTTTGTGGTCGATGATGATCCTGTCTATGCTATGATGATTGGGGAAACCCTCAAAAAGCACGAACTCTTAGAGTTTGAATTTTTTACGAATGCAGAGGATTGCCTGACCAACTTAAATCAGAGCCCTGATATAATTACCATTGATTTTCATTTACCTGATGCCAATGGCCTTGAATTACTGGAGCGTATCAGGAAAGTTGATTCAGGTATTTATACGGTTCTTATCAGCGGACAAAAGCAACTGGAAGTTGTTGTCGAGGCTTATAAACAGGGGGCATCATCATATCTTATAAAAAATGAAGATACGCTGGTAGAGCTGGACAATACAGTTAAGAACCTGATTTCAGCTATCAGGCTAAAGCAGGAGGTAGAATCGCTGAGGGAGCAGGTGTTTGAGAAGAACAAGTATAGCAATATCCTGGGGAGCAGCTCTGCTATCATGAAAGTGCTGAAAATGGTGCAGAAGGTTGAGTCTAAAAACATTCTGGTGATGATTACCGGTGAAAGCGGAACAGGAAAGGAATTGTTTGCCAGTGCAATTCACTATAACTCACCTCGCAGGAAGAAGCCTTTTGTAACAGTAAATATGGGCGCAATACCGCATGACCTGGTAGAAAGTGAACTTTTCGGACACGAGAAAGGAGCTTTTACAGGTGCATCGTCCAAACGAATAGGAAAATTTGAAGAAGCCCATCAGGGAACTATATTTCTTGATGAGATTGGCGAAATAGACCTGGATATGCAAAAGAAACTCTTGCGTGTATTACAGGAACAGGAAGTAGTAAGGCTGGGAAGCAATAAAGCCATAAAGCTTGATGTACGCGTAATAGCGGCTACTAATAAAGACCTTGTAAAGGAGGTGAAGGAAGGCCGCTTCAGGGAAGATCTTTTCTACCGTCTTCAAGGCTTTTTACTACAATTGCCACCTCTCAGAGACCGTGGTGATGATGTGATCATTATGGCGAAGGCTTTTCTAAGGGAGTTTCTAACACAAAACAAGATGGATGACATGAGAATTTCAAGAGGTGCCATGGAGCAACTGATGAAGCATAACTGGCCCGGCAATGTAAGGGAGTTAAAATCCATAATAGAACGAGCTGCTTTAATGGCAGATGGTGATGAAATACAGGAAGAAGACCTGATTTTCTCTACGTAA
- a CDS encoding S9 family peptidase, with product MIKRKLYMLLVVLMCFGYGFSPAQKKEEYKNLKEALYSGSKLSGGSGPQSVNWIDGGDRFSYISSESETPEIRSYNPKTQSDDLIFKAEGVNFPGQDKAFEYTSFQWSKDSKYILFQTNFRPVWRRSGISDFYFYSVKDKSLKLVAKDAQTAEISPDGTKVGYERDGNLFIFDFATQKETQLTFDAEDYFYNGRFGWAYEEEFGLAQAWIWSPDSKYIAFWQSDEREVPIFQMTDYAGQHARYVNVPYPKVGDINPSVRIGVLNVARKSTQWMDVKLDGGYIPRLYWTSKPGQLAIVHLNRKQNHLKLFFNNADTGAGKLIIEEKSETWIDIFDFFAGIMHLFFFPEDKEEFLWISDRDGWSHIYRYDYSGKTLNQVTNGEWEVTRVEAVDSKNGVIYFTSTEASPLERHLYAVSFEGKDKKKLTTNRGKHHLDVAPNGRYYIDSYSNTDTPQQVELLSTKGKMLKKFENNDDVKKFTSDNFYAPKELISFTTSDGQKLDGYVIKPKNFDPDKQYPLVLNIYGGPGAQSVYDEYATNSWEQYLAQEGYIIASVNNRGSGGYGSAFEKVVYRNLGETESRDFVETVKYLASQSWVDGDRMAIRGHSYGGYMSSYTMLNHPDVFKVSLVGAPVTDWRLYDSIYAERYMDLLEDNEQGYKKSASTAAAGNLKGKMFIAHSAMDENVHMQNTMQLVKALIDNGKDADLRIYPPGAHGVAYDGVSYVLLYSQYVNYLDEHLK from the coding sequence ATGATAAAACGCAAGCTATACATGTTGCTCGTCGTTTTGATGTGCTTTGGGTATGGGTTTAGCCCGGCACAGAAGAAGGAAGAGTATAAAAATCTGAAAGAGGCCTTATATTCCGGCAGTAAACTATCCGGTGGCAGCGGACCTCAAAGTGTTAACTGGATAGACGGTGGGGATCGTTTTTCGTATATCTCAAGTGAGTCGGAGACTCCGGAGATAAGGTCGTACAATCCCAAAACTCAGAGCGACGATCTCATCTTTAAGGCAGAAGGAGTGAATTTTCCCGGGCAGGATAAGGCTTTTGAATACACCTCTTTTCAATGGTCAAAAGACTCCAAATACATACTGTTTCAGACTAATTTCAGGCCTGTATGGAGAAGATCAGGTATATCCGATTTCTATTTCTATTCTGTAAAGGACAAGTCCCTAAAGCTGGTGGCAAAAGATGCACAAACCGCGGAAATATCTCCGGACGGTACCAAGGTTGGATATGAGCGTGACGGAAACCTTTTCATTTTTGACTTTGCTACTCAGAAAGAAACGCAATTAACTTTTGACGCAGAAGATTACTTTTACAACGGACGCTTCGGCTGGGCCTATGAAGAAGAGTTTGGCCTTGCTCAGGCGTGGATATGGTCTCCGGATAGCAAGTACATTGCATTTTGGCAGTCAGACGAACGTGAAGTGCCCATTTTCCAAATGACTGATTACGCCGGACAGCATGCCAGGTATGTTAATGTACCTTATCCTAAGGTAGGGGACATCAATCCCTCTGTACGTATAGGCGTGCTTAATGTAGCCAGGAAGAGTACTCAATGGATGGATGTAAAGCTTGACGGAGGGTACATCCCCAGGCTGTACTGGACTTCCAAACCCGGGCAATTGGCCATTGTTCATCTCAACAGAAAACAAAATCACCTCAAGCTATTTTTTAACAATGCGGATACCGGGGCGGGTAAGCTCATCATAGAAGAGAAGTCTGAAACCTGGATTGACATATTCGATTTTTTTGCAGGCATCATGCACCTGTTTTTCTTCCCTGAAGATAAGGAAGAATTTCTCTGGATATCTGACAGAGATGGCTGGAGTCATATTTACAGGTATGACTATAGCGGTAAAACCCTCAATCAGGTAACTAATGGAGAGTGGGAGGTAACCCGTGTGGAAGCAGTTGATTCAAAGAATGGTGTTATCTATTTTACAAGTACTGAAGCTTCGCCACTTGAAAGGCATTTATATGCAGTCAGCTTTGAAGGAAAGGATAAGAAGAAGTTGACTACGAACCGGGGAAAACATCATCTTGATGTAGCGCCGAATGGCAGGTATTATATTGACTCTTATTCCAACACCGACACGCCTCAACAGGTGGAGTTGCTATCCACAAAGGGTAAAATGCTCAAGAAGTTTGAGAATAATGACGATGTGAAAAAGTTTACGTCTGATAACTTTTATGCACCTAAGGAGCTGATCAGCTTTACTACATCTGACGGTCAGAAGCTTGACGGTTACGTGATCAAACCCAAGAATTTTGATCCAGATAAGCAATACCCTTTGGTACTGAATATTTATGGCGGTCCCGGTGCCCAGTCGGTTTACGATGAATACGCCACCAATAGCTGGGAGCAGTACCTTGCGCAGGAGGGTTATATAATAGCGAGCGTCAATAACCGGGGATCAGGAGGTTATGGTAGCGCTTTTGAAAAAGTTGTATACAGAAATCTCGGAGAGACGGAAAGCAGGGATTTTGTTGAAACGGTTAAATATCTGGCCTCTCAGTCATGGGTAGATGGCGATAGGATGGCTATCAGAGGGCATAGCTATGGAGGGTATATGTCCAGCTATACCATGCTAAATCACCCGGATGTGTTTAAAGTATCTCTGGTGGGGGCGCCTGTAACGGATTGGCGGTTGTATGACAGCATCTACGCTGAGCGTTATATGGACCTGTTGGAAGATAATGAGCAGGGTTATAAGAAAAGCGCTTCAACGGCTGCTGCCGGTAACCTGAAAGGAAAGATGTTCATAGCACATTCTGCCATGGATGAAAACGTACATATGCAGAACACCATGCAACTGGTAAAGGCACTGATTGACAACGGTAAAGATGCCGATCTGAGGATATACCCTCCAGGTGCTCATGGAGTGGCCTATGACGGTGTAAGCTACGTTTTGCTTTACTCTCAGTATGTAAATTACCTGGACGAGCACTTGAAATAG
- a CDS encoding LamG-like jellyroll fold domain-containing protein: MKLRQNQKPTVKTNTSVVLKYAALGLLTIALVFSAVFIYNNFINIGDTRAEGDTGAIAGGGFAIHFDGEEDHIALPFSVDKQGLIDYFTVEAWINTASEGKKGDKIMPILDFDKNEYFSIYIDGKSGKVSFVTTDEKKSTDNLTSKEKVNDDNWHHIAAVYDGRDKYLYVDGKEVASSKNPHKGKHLGTGKERYGFIGTESDSEDRKKDNSYFKGSIDELRIWHDARSLSEIRRTLTEKLTGKEDKLYLYFPFNEGEGKIVKDAISGIEGSLNSEDKRWIASGIYIGDNSVYDYSNRSLTFKISGKGAVTVEITKGSPDGIHIYYVGQSPNYVTIPEGIQSLEEFYWGVYAMGNVEYSFSYDYDSYEGEFDPQAVELVERANSASDWVNSDAYRIAGQSQMLVANQKGTEYALASSAVVMPIELARFDAKAKGDDVEVTWTTSSELNNDFFTIERSSDGRDYSIVSTINGAGNSSEPLSYTYLDTKPLSSRAYYRLKQTDYDGKFEYFAPVMVEGTSAAPENVQLTVYPNPSLNQVITVVLEGLQEGNDASVAMMDLQGNAVFTENVISNGMGSLEVKIDPSNISGGNYLIVVTTAADKYTKQVILRK, from the coding sequence ATGAAATTGAGACAGAACCAAAAACCTACCGTTAAAACCAACACAAGTGTTGTACTTAAATATGCTGCTTTAGGGCTTCTAACCATTGCCCTGGTCTTTTCCGCAGTATTCATTTACAATAATTTCATTAACATAGGAGACACCAGGGCGGAGGGAGATACCGGAGCTATTGCTGGTGGTGGTTTTGCTATTCACTTCGATGGAGAGGAAGATCATATTGCCCTGCCTTTCTCTGTTGATAAACAAGGATTAATAGATTATTTCACTGTAGAGGCCTGGATAAATACGGCTTCTGAAGGTAAAAAAGGTGATAAAATAATGCCGATCCTTGATTTTGACAAAAATGAATACTTCAGTATATATATTGATGGGAAAAGTGGAAAAGTAAGTTTTGTTACAACCGATGAAAAAAAATCAACTGACAATTTAACCTCCAAGGAAAAGGTGAATGATGACAACTGGCATCATATAGCCGCTGTTTACGATGGCAGAGATAAATACCTTTATGTTGATGGCAAGGAAGTTGCAAGTTCAAAAAATCCACATAAAGGAAAACATCTGGGTACAGGGAAGGAACGATATGGTTTTATAGGAACAGAGTCAGATTCTGAAGACCGTAAAAAGGATAACAGTTACTTTAAGGGAAGTATCGACGAGTTACGTATCTGGCATGATGCAAGGTCATTAAGCGAGATTCGCCGAACCCTCACGGAAAAACTTACAGGAAAGGAGGATAAGCTTTATCTGTATTTTCCTTTTAATGAGGGAGAGGGCAAAATAGTAAAGGACGCAATATCAGGAATTGAAGGTTCCTTAAATAGTGAAGATAAAAGGTGGATAGCATCGGGTATTTACATTGGCGATAACAGTGTATATGATTATAGCAATAGAAGCTTAACTTTTAAAATATCAGGAAAAGGTGCTGTAACAGTTGAAATCACGAAAGGAAGTCCTGACGGAATACACATATACTATGTAGGACAAAGCCCTAACTACGTGACAATTCCTGAAGGTATCCAGTCGCTTGAAGAGTTTTACTGGGGAGTGTATGCTATGGGCAATGTGGAGTATAGCTTTTCTTATGATTATGACAGTTACGAAGGAGAGTTTGACCCTCAGGCAGTTGAGCTTGTAGAACGTGCCAATAGTGCTTCTGATTGGGTAAATTCCGACGCCTACAGAATTGCAGGGCAGAGCCAGATGTTGGTGGCCAATCAAAAGGGTACGGAATATGCCCTGGCATCGTCTGCTGTAGTGATGCCGATAGAGTTGGCCAGATTTGATGCCAAAGCTAAAGGAGATGATGTAGAAGTAACATGGACTACCTCTTCTGAGCTTAACAATGACTTTTTTACTATTGAGAGAAGCAGCGATGGCAGGGATTATTCGATAGTGAGTACGATTAACGGTGCGGGAAATAGTAGCGAACCATTGTCATATACATATTTAGATACCAAGCCCTTAAGTAGCAGGGCCTATTATAGACTAAAGCAGACAGACTATGATGGTAAGTTTGAATATTTTGCTCCTGTAATGGTCGAAGGCACCAGTGCTGCGCCTGAAAATGTACAGTTAACGGTATACCCTAACCCGTCATTGAATCAGGTTATAACGGTGGTATTAGAAGGGTTACAGGAGGGCAATGATGCCAGCGTGGCAATGATGGACCTACAGGGAAATGCTGTTTTTACTGAAAATGTGATCTCTAATGGTATGGGTAGCCTCGAAGTTAAAATTGACCCCTCTAACATATCAGGGGGTAACTATCTAATAGTGGTTACCACTGCTGCTGACAAATACACAAAACAGGTTATTTTGAGAAAATAA
- a CDS encoding sensor histidine kinase, producing the protein MDKEINMQNQDLSQQKDKVQEDEKQTSSGIKILMVDDRPENLIALDRLLRHLDVELFKAESGNEALRLTLHHDFALALIDIQMPGMDGYELASLLRSDKKTSHIPFIFISAIYKDHINIFKGYEAGAFSYITKPFEPDILLNKVQFFIDKYKQEQELRETHLKLKKNIRDLNLAYDELKSFSYSVSHDLRSPLRSIAGFSEILIEDYYEQLDPEAQKLISRIVNSAKNMSRLIDDMLDFSKLGRQELYPRKVDMYQLFQETYSQLVENQEDRTIEFKLGQIKDSYGDKQMLERLVTNLLSNAIKYTKNKPVAVIEVDGYEQDEQYVYRVRDNGAGFDELYKDKLFGVFQRLHKVTEYHGTGVGLAIAKRIIFHHQGQIWADGKVNEGATFYFTLGLEGSS; encoded by the coding sequence ATGGATAAAGAAATAAATATGCAAAACCAGGATTTATCGCAGCAGAAAGACAAGGTACAGGAAGATGAAAAGCAAACATCGTCCGGGATCAAAATATTGATGGTTGATGATCGCCCGGAAAACCTCATAGCACTGGACCGGCTTCTCAGGCATCTTGATGTGGAACTATTTAAGGCTGAAAGCGGCAACGAAGCCCTGCGGCTTACACTTCATCATGACTTTGCACTGGCATTAATTGACATCCAAATGCCCGGAATGGATGGTTACGAGCTGGCAAGCCTCCTTCGCTCCGATAAAAAAACTTCCCATATCCCCTTTATATTCATTTCAGCCATATACAAAGATCATATTAATATTTTTAAGGGGTATGAGGCCGGTGCCTTTAGCTACATTACCAAACCTTTTGAGCCTGACATTCTGCTCAACAAGGTTCAGTTTTTTATTGATAAGTACAAACAGGAACAGGAACTAAGGGAAACTCACCTGAAGCTAAAAAAGAACATAAGGGACCTGAACCTGGCCTATGATGAACTTAAGTCATTCAGCTATTCGGTATCCCACGACCTGAGAAGCCCACTTCGGAGTATAGCAGGTTTTTCAGAGATCCTCATTGAAGATTACTATGAGCAGCTAGACCCTGAAGCACAAAAGCTCATTAGCAGAATAGTGAACAGTGCCAAAAACATGTCGAGGCTTATAGATGACATGCTGGATTTCTCCAAACTGGGCAGGCAGGAGCTATACCCCCGGAAGGTGGATATGTATCAGTTATTTCAGGAAACTTACTCACAGCTTGTGGAAAATCAGGAGGACAGAACAATAGAATTTAAACTGGGTCAAATCAAAGATAGCTACGGTGATAAACAAATGCTTGAAAGGCTGGTGACAAACCTGCTCTCAAATGCTATAAAGTATACCAAAAACAAACCGGTGGCTGTAATTGAAGTGGACGGATATGAGCAGGACGAGCAGTATGTTTACAGGGTCAGGGATAATGGTGCCGGTTTTGATGAGCTATATAAAGATAAGCTGTTTGGTGTATTTCAAAGGCTTCATAAAGTGACTGAATATCACGGTACGGGAGTTGGACTGGCAATAGCTAAGCGTATCATATTCCATCATCAGGGCCAGATATGGGCTGATGGCAAGGTCAATGAAGGAGCTACCTTTTATTTTACCTTAGGTCTCGAAGGTAGCTCCTGA
- a CDS encoding VOC family protein has translation MSESRKKVTGVGGIFFKCQNPDKMKTWYTENLGLVTNEYGSLFEFRQADHPDKKGYLQWSPFEEKTTYFAPSTKDFMINYRVENLEELVQDLKAAGVKVLDEIETYEYGKFVHILDPENNKIELWEPIDKIFTDMYEGKTTK, from the coding sequence ATGTCAGAAAGCAGGAAAAAAGTAACCGGTGTAGGAGGAATTTTTTTTAAATGCCAAAACCCGGACAAAATGAAAACATGGTACACCGAAAATCTCGGCCTGGTAACCAATGAATATGGTTCTCTCTTTGAATTTCGCCAGGCGGATCACCCCGATAAAAAGGGGTACTTACAATGGAGCCCGTTTGAAGAAAAAACCACCTATTTTGCTCCCTCAACCAAAGATTTTATGATCAACTACCGGGTTGAAAACCTGGAAGAGTTGGTACAAGACCTGAAGGCCGCTGGTGTAAAGGTGCTGGATGAAATAGAAACCTATGAATATGGCAAGTTCGTACATATACTTGATCCTGAAAACAACAAGATCGAGCTTTGGGAGCCCATTGACAAAATCTTCACAGACATGTATGAGGGTAAAACCACCAAGTAA